A genomic segment from Blastococcus sp. PRF04-17 encodes:
- the folB gene encoding dihydroneopterin aldolase yields the protein MVSVRPDRIEIRGLRAHAHHGVYKREREQGQLFLVDAVLELDTRPAAARDDLTVTVNYAEIAQRLHAALVHEPVDLLETLAQRLADVCLGYSLVDAVEITVHKPDADLGVPFGDVVVSIRRQKDPSLPAGPGDGPTNA from the coding sequence GTGGTTAGCGTCCGGCCCGACCGCATCGAGATCCGCGGCCTGCGCGCGCACGCCCACCACGGCGTCTACAAGCGCGAGCGGGAGCAGGGGCAGCTCTTCCTGGTCGACGCCGTCCTGGAGCTGGACACGCGGCCGGCGGCCGCCCGCGACGACCTGACGGTCACGGTGAATTACGCCGAGATCGCGCAACGGCTGCACGCCGCGCTGGTGCACGAGCCGGTCGACCTGCTGGAGACCCTCGCCCAGCGGCTCGCCGACGTCTGCCTCGGCTACTCCCTCGTCGACGCCGTCGAGATCACCGTGCACAAGCCCGACGCCGACCTGGGCGTGCCGTTCGGCGACGTCGTGGTGTCGATCCGGCGACAGAAGGACCCGTCCCTCCCCGCGGGCCCCGGGGACGGGCCGACGAACGCATGA
- the folP gene encoding dihydropteroate synthase: MTGLPRPGHCVVMGVLNVTPDSFSDGGCFSDAATAIAHGLQMHAAGADYVDVGGESTRPGADRVDADEECRRVLPVVRELSAAGVRTSVDTTRAEVAEAAIEAGAALVNDVSGGLADKNMAELVAETGIPWVLMHWRGHSREMYAAARYGDVVTEVCAELTARVEDVVAAGVAPEQLVLDPGLGFAKNADHNWALLAGLDRLVGLGLPVLVGASRKSFLGRLLSDADANPRPAEQRDAATLATTVLAAEAGVWGVRVHDAAASVDAVRVVAAVRGAGRGRRG; this comes from the coding sequence GTGACCGGCCTCCCACGCCCCGGCCACTGCGTCGTGATGGGCGTCCTCAACGTCACACCGGACTCGTTCTCCGACGGCGGCTGCTTCTCCGACGCCGCGACGGCGATCGCGCACGGGCTGCAGATGCACGCCGCCGGGGCCGACTACGTCGACGTCGGCGGCGAGTCGACCCGGCCGGGCGCCGACCGGGTGGACGCCGACGAGGAGTGCCGCCGGGTGCTGCCGGTGGTCCGCGAGCTCTCCGCCGCGGGCGTGCGCACCAGCGTGGACACCACGCGCGCGGAGGTCGCCGAAGCGGCGATCGAGGCCGGTGCCGCGCTGGTCAACGACGTCAGCGGTGGGCTGGCCGACAAGAACATGGCCGAGCTCGTCGCCGAGACCGGCATCCCCTGGGTGCTCATGCACTGGCGCGGCCACAGTCGCGAGATGTACGCGGCCGCCCGCTACGGCGACGTGGTGACCGAGGTGTGCGCCGAGCTCACCGCCCGGGTGGAGGACGTCGTGGCCGCGGGTGTCGCCCCGGAGCAGCTGGTGCTCGACCCCGGCCTCGGGTTCGCCAAGAACGCCGACCACAACTGGGCGCTGCTGGCCGGCCTCGACCGCCTCGTCGGGCTCGGGTTGCCGGTGCTGGTCGGCGCCTCCCGCAAGTCGTTCCTCGGCCGGCTGCTGTCCGACGCGGACGCCAACCCGCGCCCGGCCGAGCAGCGGGACGCCGCGACGCTGGCCACCACCGTGCTGGCCGCCGAGGCGGGAGTGTGGGGGGTGCGGGTGCACGACGCCGCGGCCTCCGTGGACGCCGTCCGCGTGGTCGCCGCCGTCCGCGGAGCGGGCAGGGGGCGCCGTGGTTAG
- the folE gene encoding GTP cyclohydrolase I FolE, with protein sequence MSEVPAEPEDQLLRRAGEVDQERAAAAVRELLLAVGEDPDRPGLRDTPGRVARAYAETFAGLRQDPYDVLATTFDEDHDEMVLVKDIPMYSTCEHHLVPFHGVAHIGYIPGSDGRVTGLSKLARLVEVYARRPQVQERMTSQIADALDEVLKPRGVLVVIEAEHLCMAMRGIRKPGSTTVTSAVRGIFRDNAPTRSEAMSLILGK encoded by the coding sequence ATGAGCGAGGTGCCGGCGGAGCCGGAGGACCAGCTCCTCCGGCGTGCGGGCGAGGTCGACCAGGAGCGCGCGGCCGCGGCCGTCCGCGAACTGCTGCTGGCGGTGGGCGAGGACCCGGACCGGCCCGGCCTCCGGGACACCCCGGGGCGGGTCGCCCGTGCCTACGCCGAGACGTTCGCCGGCCTGCGGCAGGACCCGTACGACGTCCTGGCGACGACGTTCGACGAGGACCACGACGAGATGGTCCTGGTCAAGGACATCCCGATGTACTCGACCTGCGAGCACCACCTGGTGCCCTTCCACGGCGTCGCCCACATCGGCTACATCCCCGGCTCCGACGGTCGGGTCACCGGCCTGTCCAAACTGGCCCGGCTGGTCGAGGTCTACGCCCGCCGCCCGCAGGTCCAGGAGCGGATGACCAGCCAGATCGCCGACGCGCTCGACGAGGTGCTCAAGCCCCGCGGCGTGCTGGTGGTCATCGAGGCCGAGCACCTCTGCATGGCGATGCGCGGCATCCGCAAGCCCGGATCGACGACGGTCACCTCGGCCGTGCGGGGCATCTTCCGGGACAACGCGCCGACACGGAGCGAGGCGATGAGCCTCATCCTGGGCAAGTGA
- the ftsH gene encoding ATP-dependent zinc metalloprotease FtsH — protein sequence MERKKIFRSVWFWVVLVVLLALTFSSFFRGNGGYTEVSTSTLLAQFSEGNVESATINDKEQTLDVELRNEVQGTDKITASYPIGAAEDVFDLVSGAGDTSAVDFDTNVTQESLLVSLLVSFLPFLILLLLLFWLFNSMQGGGRGVMQFGKSKAKQVTKDTPKTTFADVAGADEAIEELHEIKDFLSNPVKFQAVGAKIPKGVLLFGPPGTGKTLLARAVAGEAGVPFFSISGSDFVEMFVGVGASRVRDLFEQAKTNAPAIIFVDEIDAVGRHRGAGMGGGHDEREQTLNQMLVEMDGFDVKGGVIMIAATNRPDILDPALLRPGRFDRQIAVDRPDLLGRKAILAVHAKGKPLAPDVDLETVARRTPGFTGADLANVLNEAALLTARTNGSLITDETLEEAIDRVIAGPERKTRAMSEKEKKVTAYHEGGHALVAHALPNLDPVHKVTILPRGRSLGHTLVLPTEDKYTQTRSEMIDTLAYALGGRAAEELVFHEPTTGAGNDIEKATSMARAMVTQYGMSAKLGAVKYGSTDAEPFLGRDMGSRPDYSEAVAADIDAEIRALIEAAHDEAWEILVEYRHVLDQLVLELIEKETLSKEDMARICAPVTKRPSLAPYNGFGKRTPSDQPPVLTPAERAAQNGNGRPTTDPTPVGDVGAPVQR from the coding sequence ATGGAACGTAAGAAGATCTTCCGCTCCGTGTGGTTCTGGGTCGTCCTCGTCGTCCTCCTGGCCCTCACGTTCTCCTCCTTCTTCCGCGGCAACGGCGGCTACACCGAGGTGTCCACCTCGACGCTGCTGGCCCAGTTCTCCGAGGGAAACGTCGAGTCGGCGACGATCAACGACAAGGAGCAGACGCTCGACGTCGAGCTGCGCAACGAGGTCCAGGGCACCGACAAGATCACGGCGTCCTACCCGATCGGCGCGGCGGAGGACGTGTTCGACCTCGTCTCCGGCGCCGGGGACACCAGCGCGGTCGACTTCGACACGAACGTCACCCAGGAGAGCCTGCTGGTCAGCCTGCTGGTCAGCTTCCTGCCGTTCCTCATCCTCCTGCTCCTGCTGTTCTGGCTGTTCAACTCCATGCAGGGCGGCGGCCGCGGCGTCATGCAGTTCGGCAAGTCCAAGGCCAAGCAGGTCACCAAGGACACCCCGAAGACGACCTTCGCCGACGTCGCCGGTGCCGACGAGGCGATCGAGGAACTGCACGAGATCAAGGACTTCCTGTCCAATCCGGTCAAGTTCCAGGCCGTCGGCGCGAAGATCCCCAAGGGCGTGCTGCTGTTCGGCCCGCCCGGCACCGGCAAGACGCTGCTGGCCCGCGCGGTCGCGGGCGAGGCGGGGGTGCCGTTCTTCTCGATCTCCGGCTCGGACTTCGTCGAGATGTTCGTCGGCGTCGGCGCCAGCCGGGTCCGCGACCTGTTCGAGCAGGCCAAGACCAACGCCCCGGCGATCATCTTCGTCGACGAGATCGACGCAGTCGGCCGCCACCGCGGCGCGGGCATGGGCGGCGGGCACGACGAGCGTGAGCAGACCCTCAACCAGATGCTCGTCGAGATGGACGGCTTCGACGTCAAGGGCGGCGTGATCATGATCGCCGCCACCAACCGGCCCGACATCCTCGACCCGGCACTGCTGCGCCCCGGCCGCTTCGACCGGCAGATCGCCGTCGACCGGCCCGACCTGCTGGGCCGCAAGGCGATCCTGGCGGTGCACGCCAAGGGCAAGCCGCTCGCGCCCGACGTCGACCTGGAGACAGTCGCCCGCCGGACCCCGGGCTTCACCGGCGCGGACCTCGCCAACGTGCTCAACGAGGCGGCGCTGCTGACCGCTCGCACCAACGGCTCCCTGATCACCGACGAGACCCTCGAGGAGGCGATCGACCGCGTCATCGCCGGCCCCGAGCGCAAGACGCGGGCGATGAGCGAGAAGGAGAAGAAGGTCACCGCCTACCACGAGGGCGGGCACGCGCTCGTGGCACACGCGCTGCCCAACCTCGACCCGGTGCACAAGGTGACGATCCTGCCGCGCGGGCGCTCGCTCGGGCACACACTCGTGCTGCCCACCGAGGACAAGTACACCCAGACGCGCTCGGAGATGATCGACACCCTGGCCTACGCGCTCGGCGGTCGCGCCGCGGAGGAACTGGTCTTCCACGAGCCCACCACCGGCGCGGGCAACGACATCGAGAAGGCCACCTCCATGGCCCGCGCGATGGTCACCCAGTACGGCATGAGCGCCAAGCTGGGGGCGGTCAAGTACGGCAGCACCGACGCCGAGCCGTTCCTGGGCCGCGACATGGGCTCGCGTCCCGACTACTCCGAGGCCGTCGCCGCCGACATCGACGCCGAGATCCGGGCGCTGATCGAGGCCGCCCACGACGAGGCCTGGGAGATCCTGGTCGAGTACCGGCACGTCCTCGACCAGCTCGTGCTCGAACTGATCGAGAAGGAGACGCTCTCCAAGGAGGACATGGCGCGGATCTGCGCGCCGGTCACCAAGCGCCCCTCGCTCGCGCCCTACAACGGTTTCGGCAAGCGGACGCCGTCCGACCAGCCGCCGGTGCTCACGCCCGCCGAGCGTGCGGCGCAGAACGGCAACGGTCGCCCCACCACCGACCCCACGCCGGTGGGTGACGTCGGAGCGCCGGTCCAGAGGTGA
- the hpt gene encoding hypoxanthine phosphoribosyltransferase yields the protein MSESVKTTGALGPDHGYGPDISHVLLSEEQIQAKIGELAAQVADDYAGKEVLLVGVLKGAVLFMSDFARALQLPTQMEFMAVSSYGSATSSSGVVRILKDLDRDITGKHVLVLEDIIDSGLTLSWLLKNLGGRSPASLEVCALLRKPDAVKVEVPVKYIGFDIPNEFVIGYGLDYAERYRDLPYIATLKPEVYA from the coding sequence GTGAGCGAGTCCGTGAAGACCACAGGGGCCCTCGGTCCCGACCACGGGTACGGCCCGGACATCTCCCACGTGCTGCTGAGCGAGGAGCAGATCCAGGCGAAGATCGGCGAGCTCGCGGCGCAGGTCGCCGACGACTACGCCGGCAAGGAGGTCCTGCTCGTCGGCGTCCTCAAGGGCGCCGTCCTGTTCATGAGCGACTTCGCCCGCGCCCTCCAGCTGCCCACCCAGATGGAGTTCATGGCCGTCTCCTCCTACGGCTCGGCGACCAGTTCGTCCGGGGTCGTCCGGATCCTCAAGGATCTCGACCGCGACATCACCGGCAAGCACGTGCTGGTGCTCGAGGACATCATCGACTCCGGCCTGACCCTCTCCTGGCTGCTGAAGAACCTCGGCGGACGCAGCCCCGCCTCGCTGGAGGTGTGCGCCCTGCTGCGCAAGCCCGACGCGGTGAAGGTGGAGGTGCCGGTGAAGTACATCGGGTTCGACATCCCCAACGAGTTCGTCATCGGCTACGGCCTCGACTACGCCGAGCGGTACCGGGACCTGCCCTACATCGCCACCCTCAAGCCCGAGGTCTACGCCTAG